One stretch of Podospora pseudoanserina strain CBS 124.78 chromosome 4, whole genome shotgun sequence DNA includes these proteins:
- a CDS encoding hypothetical protein (EggNog:ENOG503PE3A), protein MYTCKLIAQEMRGLALSLHSIAFSTLYSRQLRTRAARWAYFVSRFRSHVGWYKVAQIVPAEVVQEVAGPQSFIHAIFCHYKNSSLPSFYRVAKAVTEPACRADVGTATEHENYEYDTRRWDVRGGLAAYLDVIKEPWRISTDELDRIGARLPIRKREASAALRDMWRDHPGRFRFSAAAAAIYFLNSLPTTTRKHIRRIHLDEDRVSVSHPECPIRGLLPFYLENPGLMIERRASLWNNLFQARAWGEASGKFLDPFSGFTVGLLNWGATDHDALPANHVTRQVALWMAEASHPGISDALNLVLDGGPTQDRSADVFREVVQRDAAWQVAKERRFNDPKRTLWMRMETAENCWHVVRFPQLLADINKPTSRTRCNFDPGQPWDDDQINQIISANQIAEDALSPSRYDMNMQLLPVDPLDAWGLGRDLDFDTASPLKSFYCLLEENMDPGHLAWEPPW, encoded by the exons ATGTACACCTGCAAGCTCATTGCCCAAGAGATGCGAGGGCTGGCGCTGAGCCTCCACTCCATCGCATTCTCAACACTCTACTCACGACAACTTCGCACCAGAGCTGCACGTTGGGCTTATTTTGTCTCGCGATTCAGAAGCCATGTCGGTTGGTACAAGGTGGCCCAGATTGTGCCCGCAGAGGTGGTCCAAGAAGTAGCTGGTCCACAATCCTTTATCCATGCCATCTTCTGCCATTACAAAAACAGCAGTCTTCCGAGCTTTTATAGGGTGG CCAAAGCTGTCACTGAACCTGCCTGTCGCGCCGATGTTGGCACGGCGACCGAACATGAAAACTACGAATATGACACGAGACGATGGGATGTGAGAGGCGGCCTGGCTGCCTACCTTGACGTTATAAAGGAACCGTGGAGAATTTCAACCGACGAGCTTGATAGGATCGGTGCCCGTCTACCCATACGCAAACGAGAGGCTTCAGCAGCTCTCAGAGATATGTGGCGGGACCACCCTGGCAGGTTCAGATTTTCTGCTGCAGCCGCAGCAATTTATTTCCTAAATTCCCTCCCTACCACCACAAGAAAGCATATACGCCGGATTCATCTTGACGAGGACAGAGTATCGGTTTCCCATCCCGAGTGCCCTATACGCGGTCTTTTGCCTTTTTACCTGGAAAATCCAGGACTCATGATAGAGCGACGTGCTAGTCTTTGGAACAATCTCTTCCAAGCAAGAGCTTGGGGCGAGGCTAGCGGGAAATTTCTAGATCCTTTTAGCGGGTTCACGGTTGGCCTGCTCAACTGGGGCGCGACGGACCATGATGCCTTGCCAGCGAACCATGTCACGAGGCAAGTAGCGTTATGGATGGCAGAAGCCTCACATCCTGGTATATCTGACGCCTTGAACTTAGTTCTCGACGGCGGCCCAACACAGGACCGGTCAGCCGACGTGTTTCGCGAAGTTGTTCAGCGAGACGCTGCTTGGCAAGTTGCAAAGGAACGTCGGTTCAACGATCCTAAGCGCACTCTCTGGATGCGGATGGAAACTGCGGAAAATTGCTGGCATGTTGTTAGGTTCCCTCAGCTGCTGGCCGACATCAATAAGCCAACATCACGCACAAGATGCAATTTCGACCCAGGTCAACCATGGGACGACGACCAGATCAACCAGATCATCAGCGCCAACCAGATCGCCGAAGATGCCCTTTCGCCCAGTCGTTATGACATGAACATGCAGCTGCTCCCCGTGGATCCATTAGACGcatgggggttggggagggacCTAGACTTCGACACGGCTTCTCCCTTGAAGTCATTTTATTGTCTTCTTGAAGAAAACATGGATCCGGGACACTTGGCTTGGGAGCCACCCTGGTAG
- a CDS encoding hypothetical protein (COG:G; EggNog:ENOG503NZKK; CAZy:GH55): MRFPSLLTLSVLFLGATALPLNDADADADALDAEIHELLKRETAEKSNCQFKSRHGPGPKPPLPPLPPTPPVTCDDFWLARIDHEGVAPYAPTAGYQVWRNVKDFGAVGDGIADDTAAINEAISSQGRCGPGCTGSTITPGLIYFPPGTYRVTAPIIDFYYTQLIGNPGCPPVIKADFNFVGRWVLDTNPYQDGGGLAWGATNVFWRQVAHFVFDLTDVAFDTEIAAIHWPSSQATSLSNVEFRLSEAPGTRHQGLFIEEGSGGYIGDLVFYGGNQAMIVGNQQFTFKNIAIYNARTAIEHFWSWGWTYIGISITNCSTGWDLTSNNGTFVNVGTITIIDSSITDTPIGIAYAWPNPNQPNVGNTLIVENLDLENVPVAIRGPFGTVLPGTTSTTTSLTIPAWGRGNSYDENSGPVFFQGTFTPPTRPSALTAPGGRYFTASKPYYEDQPLSAFLTAREFGAKGDGSTDDTRALNRLFEAAAKRRKIAYINAGMYRVTRTVFIPPGSRIFGDSSFPVILSSGRYFENPTRPQPVVQVGNRRGPGSEGRIQWSNTIVSTRGKQPGAILIEYNLATTHAGQYSGMWDVHTRIGGFAGSDLQLTQCPKTPETPITSANLDVDCVAAFMSMHITRNAANLYQENNWIWVADHDIEEPANNQQITVYAGRGLLVEDTRGPLWLVASSVEHHQLYEYQFYKASTIFAGQVQTETAYYQPNPDARLPFAPDARYHDPELLTPGDSGWGVRAVDTTDLFIYGAGLYSFFDNYDVNCSQVGTGTRCQQRILSLERSKATIYNLNTVGTENMMTIDGVDQASYLDNLNGFISSVALVETRDLVV; encoded by the coding sequence ATGCGTTTCCCGTCGCTCTTGACGCTTtccgtcctcttccttgggGCAACGGCCTTGCCCCTGAATGACGCTGACGCTGACGCTGACGCTCTCGACGCCGAGATTCATGAGCTGCTCAAGCGTGAAACGGCCGAGAAGAGCAACTGCCAGTTCAAGAGCCGACATGGACCGGGACCCAAGCCGCCACTGCCGCCACTGCCTCCGACTCCTCCGGTGACCTGCGATGACTTTTGGTTGGCGAGGATTGACCACGAAGGCGTGGCCCCGTATGCCCCAACGGCGGGCTATCAAGTCTGGCGCAATGTGAAGGACTTTGGTGCAGTTGGTGATGGTATTGCTGATGACACGGCTGCCATCAACGAGGCCATCAGTTCCCAAGGCCGGTGCGGTCCAGGTTGCACTGGCAGCACCATCACTCCTGGCCTCATCTACTTCCCTCCCGGCACGTATAGGGTGACCGCGCCCATCATCGACTTCTACTACACCCAGCTGATCGGAAATCCGGGATGCCCTCCCGTCATCAAGGCTGACTTCAACTTTGTTGGTCGCTGGGTTCTTGATACCAACCCATAccaggatggcggtggcctCGCATGGGGCGCCACCAACGTGTTCTGGCGCCAGGTCGCTCACTTTGTCTTCGACTTGACAGATGTTGCCTTTGACACAGAGATTGCCGCCATTCACTGGCCCAGTTCGCAGGCCACCTCTCTTTCCAACGTCGAGTTCCGCCTTTCCGAGGCGCCAGGTACCCGTCACCAAGGTCTTTTTATCGAGGAGGGTTCTGGCGGCTATATTGGCGATCTCGTCTTCTACGGTGGTAACCAGGCCATGATTGTTGGTAACCAGCAATTTACTTTCAAGAATATCGCCATCTACAACGCTCGGACTGCTATCGAGCACTTTTGGTCTTGGGGCTGGACTTATATTGGAATCAGTATCACCAACTGTTCGACAGGATGGGATTTGACTTCAAACAACGGCACCTTTGTCAATGtgggcaccatcaccatcattgacagcagcatcaccgaCACGCCCATCGGCATCGCCTATGCCTggcccaaccccaaccagcccaacGTTGGAAACACGTTGATTGTTGAGAACCTCGACTTGGAGAATGTTCCTGTGGCCATCAGAGGCCCCTTTGGCACCGTTCTTCCTGGAaccacttccaccaccaccagccttaCCATTCCCGCTTGGGGCCGCGGAAACAGCTACGACGAGAACAGCGGTCCCGTTTTCTTCCAGGGCACCTTCACTCCACCAACTCGTCCTTCTGCGCTGACAGCCCCCGGAGGAAGATACTTCACCGCGTCCAAGCCGTACTACGAGGATCAGCCTCTGTCTGCCTTCCTCACTGCTCGCGAATTTGGCGCCAAGGGTGATGGTTCCACCGACGACACCCGGGCTCTCAACCGTCTGTTTGAGGCAGCcgcgaagagaagaaagattGCGTACATCAACGCCGGTATGTACCGCGTGACCCGCACAGTGTTCATCCCACCTGGATCTCGCATCTTTGGTGACTCTTCTTTCCCTGTCATCCTGTCATCCGGCCGCTACTTTGAGAATCCAACACGTCCCCAGCCAGTGGTCCAAGTCGGCAACCGCCGTGGACCGGGATCTGAAGGCCGCATCCAGTGGTCCAACACCATCGTTTCCACTCGCGGCAAGCAGCCCGGCGCCATCCTGATCGAGTACAACCTCGCCACCACCCACGCGGGTCAGTACTCGGGCATGTGGGACGTCCACACCCGCATCGGTGGCTTCGCAGGCTCCGACCTCCAGCTCACCCAGTGCCCCAAGACGCCCGAgacccccatcaccagcgccaACCTCGACGTCGACTGCGTGGCCGCCTTCATGTCCATGCACATCACCCGCAACGCGGCGAACCTCTACCAGGAGAACAACTGGATCTGGGTCGCCGACCACGACATTGAAGAGCCGGCCAACAACCAGCAGATCACCGTCTACGCCGGCCgcggcctcctcgtcgaggacACCCGCGGCCCGCTCTGGCTCGTCGCCTCGAGCGTGGAGCACCACCAGCTGTACGAATACCAGTTCTACAAAGCGTCCACCATCTTTGCCGGCCAGGTCCAGACCGAGACGGCCTACTACCAGCCCAACCCCGACGCCCGCCTCCCCTTCGCGCCTGACGCGCGCTACCACGACCCGGAGCTGCTCACCCCCGGTGATTCCGGGTGGGGCGTCCGGGCGGTCGACACGACCGATCTGTTCATCTACGGCGCGGGCTTGTACAGCTTCTTTGACAACTACGACGTCAACTGCTCGCAGgtggggacggggacgaggTGCCAGCAGAGGATCTTGAGCCTGGAGCGGTCGAAGGCCACGATTTACAACCTCAACACTGTGGGGACGGAGAACATGATGACGATTGATGGGGTGGATCAGGCCAGCTATTTGGATAACTTGAATGGGTTCATCAGCAGTGTTGCTTTGGTGGAGACGAGGGATTTGGTGGTTTAG
- a CDS encoding hypothetical protein (COG:S; EggNog:ENOG503PY7S), producing MNIQIPGDSFDAGTTRCNAASLHGSYLMNTSRSNTLLPGACTSSDAARVAVEPKFHHALLRIPVDLKRRATLDITPNHRSEEMPPPVAPSYPESESESESESESDGVSDSKSESSDDNSDNDLLKIEDLSDSANGTISHVLGRLPDNAKRKAEYDQDGDFPSRSKRLLTSAHNVSSSSTPGAYTNGSMHARQSFAAPFIEQPTQFPCFDLLEKTFPQHRPIQMRTFPFFRWLCRQPVKRIPAVSLRWNNKKTQNMPSFMMQACGDVLPRKQACERCAEMKGPYNECVVINDAEFGEYTGGSCANCWYGKLGSSCTLRTGVTNSSAHLTSPPPLASTATAANPPLHPSFAAAVQGTETPVLHPCFATILERNNPTTQAPPSQGQPPALSPALSSLATSVAITTNLVQLWENRYRNMTPEKLIKAYEHLQEMQQDLNTRTQAIHRVILGGLKDSMNVSKRNESSSTGES from the exons ATGAACATCCAGATTCCAGGCGATTCTTTTGACGCAGGAACCACAAGGTGTAACGCTGCATCGCTTCATGGTAGCTATCTTATGAATACCAGTCGATCCAATACTTTACTCCCAGGTGCTTGTACTTCTTCAGACGCGGCGCGCGTGGCTGTTGAACCGAAATTCCATCACGCTCTTCTCAGAATCCCAGTTGACCTCAAGCGCCGTGCCACTTTGGACATCACACCCAACCATCGATCAGAAGAAATGCCTCCACCAGTAGCACCGTCTTATCCAGAATCAGAATCAGAATCAGAATCAGAATCAGAATCAGACGGTGTTTCTGACTCCAAGTCCGAGTCCTCCGATGATAACAGTGACAATGACCTTCTCAAAATCGAAGACTTGTCAGATTCAGCCAACGGCACCATCTCACATGTGCTGGGCAGGCTCCCTGACAACGCCAAACGAAAAGCCGAATATGATCAGGATGGAGACTTCCCATCAAGATCCAAGAGGCTTTTAACTTCGGCTCACAATGTctcgtcttcctcaacccctgGCGCCTACACCAATGGCTCCATGCATGCGCGCCAAAGCTTTGCGGCACCTTTCATCGAACAACCCACACAGTTCC CATGCTTCGACCTGTTAGAAAAGACATTTCCCCAGCACAGACCCATACAGATGAGAACATTTCCGTTCTTCCGCTGGCTATGCCGACAACCCGTGAAAAGAATCCCGGCTGTAAGCTTGCGTTggaacaacaaaaaaacccaaaacaTGCCCTCTTTCATGATGCAGGCTTGTGGCGATGTCTTGCCTCGCAAGCAGGCCTGCGAGCGGTGCGCCGAGATGAAGGGGCCCTACAACGAATGTGTCGTCATCAACGATGCCGAGTTCGGGGAATACACTGGCGGGTCTTGTGCCAATTGTTGGTATGGGAAGCTTGGGTCATCGTGCACGCTACGTACCGGAGTTACTAACA GCAGTGCCCATctaacatcaccaccacctctagCATCgacagccacagcagcaaaccCACCGCTTCACCCCAGCTTTGCCGCTGCCGTGCAGGGCACCGAAACACCTGTTCTTCACCCTTGCTTCGCGACTATTCTAGAAAggaacaaccccaccacgCAAGCACCGCCGTCACAAGGCCAACCACCGGCATTATCGCCTGCTCTGTCCTCACTCGCTACTTCGGTGGCGATCACGACAAACCTGGTTCAGCTGTGGGAGAACAGGTACCGCAACATGACGCCTGAAAAGCTGATCAAGGCCTATGAACATCTGCAGGAAATGCAGCAGGACCTCAACACTAGGACTCAAGCAATACACCGCGTCATTTTGGGCGGGCTGAAGGATTCAATGAATGTGAGTAAGCGGAATGAGAGCAGTTCTACGGGAGAGAGTTGA
- a CDS encoding hypothetical protein (EggNog:ENOG503PD55) translates to MRFSLVLLAPILGAVAAPTTDLDKRENLCHLRTPPQLCTPNPNTTVEETAIRAYKFYRAFVTDGDPRTMFSLIDNVYKQNTPGYQSGPNVIWPLFCSGRRIGTEQATAWCFDASTNMSYARYSVTDRWRWVDGCVHEHWDQGERIPAQEKCYQLPAGIVGKPLAEI, encoded by the exons ATGCGGTTCTCACTCGTCCTTCTCGCCCCGATCCTCGGCGCCGTCGctgcccccaccaccgacctcGACAAGCGAGAGAACCTCTGCCACTTGcgcacccctccccagcttTGCACCCCtaacccaaacaccaccgtcGAAGAGACCGCCATCAGGGCCTACAAGTTCTACCGTGCCTTTGTCACTGACGGAGACCCGAGGACCATGTTTTCACTGATCGACAACGTGTACAAG CAAAACACCCCTGGATATCAGTCTGGACCCAACGTGATCTGGCCCCTGTTCTGCAGCGGCCGTCGTATTGGCACTGAGCAGGCCACGGCCTGGTGTTTCGATGCCAGCACCAACATGAGTTACGCGAGATACAGCGTTACGGAccggtggaggtgggttgatgggTGTGTGCATGAGCAT TGGGACCAAGGTGAGCGTATCCCGGCGCAGGAGAAATGCTACCAGCTTCCAGCGGGCATTGTTGGCAAGCCGTTGGCGGAAATTTGA
- a CDS encoding hypothetical protein (COG:H; EggNog:ENOG503P29Q), protein MTVWLHANCMPMLANRSARRSSDPEAVENITTLGMLTYQALSGTFLTSTFYKVGTVPCSFQPPQDDKLFKMATYTRDQISHYLQHIGYTQDVNQHFAEDPLGLLTRIQILHMARVPFESLSLHYSKYRTLSLNPEDLFVKIVNRGRGGYCMEVNAFFAAVLRSLGFTLFSTGGRVRGDAGYKGWDHMVNIVTIDNQRYLVDVGFGTNGATRPVPLQHEHRFLTVFPTEGMLEYRGIDANTDPNQKVWVYSVRQKEDDPWGEMYCFGELEFIPGDFEVMNMRTSSAPQSFFVQSVMCMKTRLDEGKQDPVGKVILHRDYIKQQNGNEAPTTTRLLSEADRVEALKRYFDISLTLEEQQGIKGLASELKDRSKHA, encoded by the exons ATGACGGTATGGTTGCATGCGAACTGTATGCCGATGTTGGCGAATCGTTCAGCTCGGCGATCATCGGATCCCGAGGCTGTGgagaacatcaccaccctggGCATGCTTACATATCAAGCGCTATCGGGCACCTTTTTGACTTCAACATTCTACAAGGTAGGTACGGTGCCCTGTTCttttcaaccaccacaagacGACAAACTCTTCAAAATGGCCACCTACACTCGCGACCAAATCTCTCACTATCTCCAGCACATCGGGTACACGCAAGATGTGAATCAACATTTTGCCGAGGACCCCCTGGGCTTACTCACCAGAATCCAAATTCTACATATGGCCCGCGTTCCATTTGAAAGCCTCTCGTTGCACTACTCAAAATATCGAACTCTTTCATTGAATCCAGAGGATTTATTCGTCAAGATTGTGAACCGGGGACGGGGCGGCTACTGTATGGAAGTCAACGCTTTCTTCGCCGCCGTCCTGCGAAGTCTGGGATTCACGCTTTTCAGCACTGGTGGAAGGGTTAGAGGAGATGCAGGATATAAAGGATG GGATCACATGGTCAACATCGTCACGATTGACAACCAGCGATATCTTGTCGATGTTGGCTTTGGCACAAACGGCGCTACACGACCAGTTCCTCTTCAACATGAACACCGATTTTTGACTGTTTTCCCAACGGAAGGAATGCTCGAGTATCGTGGCATCGATGCCAACACAGATCCAAACCAGAAAGTCTGGGTGTACTCTGTCCGGCAAAAGGAAGACGACCCGTGGGGCGAGATGTACTGCTTCGGCGAACTCGAGTTTATTCCAGGCGACTTTGAGGTCATGAATATGCGTACATCTTCAGCTCCGCAAAGCTTCTTTGTGCAGAGTGTCATGTGCATGAAAACCCGTTTGGACGAGGGGAAACAAGACCCCGTTGGCAAAGTGATTCTGCACAGAGATTACATCAAGCAGCAGAATGGGAATGAGGCCCCAACTACGACAAGATTGCTGAGCGAGGCGGACAGAGTTGAGGCGTTGAAGAGATACTTTGACATTTCTCTCACTTTAGAGGAGCAGCAAGGCATTAAGGGGCTGGCGAGTGAGCTCAAGGACAGGTCCAAGCATGCATGA
- a CDS encoding hypothetical protein (COG:G; EggNog:ENOG503NVWQ; CAZy:AA12), which yields MVKKAVLTGACLYTAGALAQGTCGDILVPRNPAPVVANGWQAQLVAGGLTKPRSIQFDEAGALLVVESGKGISRHRFTDNGGTCLHANHSHMLVELQGLNHGLALSNEGDILYASTAESVLAWSYNARGGVVTSQPRTLVANMSNNDLVTRTLLISEKVQGKLIVSRGSAEANRDRAAVLSSGLSQIRVFDITNRSDSESPYNFNTDGDVLGWGLRNSVGVAEHPRTGGIYAVENSVDGVTRNGQDIRENNPGEELNFFGYLDETVKVNASANNNYGYPHCFAVWDPSEIPDGDGLGVGKQFAVEENSSLTDETCESDYVAPRLTFPAHYAPIDLKFSTGGETGYITFRGSFDRSSPVGYKVASIAFNAATGEPAASADSRGALRDIITNVDNTQCPDKCFRPVGLAIDSKGRIWFSSDSTGEIYVLQRTGENSEGKFVLPEGGQNGDGSGNNNGNGDSAASTVFGWETRVLGWTALVGLGAWLMAV from the exons ATGGTGAAGAAAGCCGTCTTGACCGGAGCGTGTCTCTACACTGCGGGTGCTCTGGCACAAGGGACCTGCGGCGACATTCTCGTTCCCCGCAACCCTGCTCCGGTTGTTGCCAATGGCTGGCAAGCACAGCTTGTCGCCGGCGGGTTGACCAAGCCACGAAGTATCCAGTTTGATGAAGCCGGTGCTCTGCTTGTTGTAGAGAGCGGCAAGGGAATCAGTCGTCACAGATTCACAGACAACGGCGGAACATGCCTCCACGCCAACCACTCCCACATGTTGGTTGAGCTCCAGGGT CTCAACCATGGCCTCGCCTTGTCCAACGAAGGGGACATCCTCtacgcctccaccgccgaatCCGTACTTGCCTGGTCCTACAACGCCCGCGGCGGTGTCGTCACCTCACAGCCTCGCACCCTCGTCGCCAACATGAGCAACAACGACCTCGTCACCcgcaccctcctcatctcggAAAAAGTCCAAGGCAAACTCATCGTCTCCCGCGGCAGCGCAGAAGCCAACCGCGACCGCGCTGCCGTCCTCTCGTCCGGCCTCTCCCAGATTAGAGTCTttgacatcaccaaccgCTCTGACTCGGAAAGCCCTTACAACTTCAACACCGACGGTGACGTTCTCggctgggggttgaggaaTAGCGTCGGCGTAGCAGAACACCCCCGGACGGGCGGGATATACGCCGTGGAAAATAGCGTGGACGGGGTGACGAGAAACGGGCAGGACATCAGGGAGAACAACCCCGGAGAGGAGCTCAACTTTTTTGGCTATCTTGATGAAACTGTCAAGGTTAATGCTTCtgccaacaacaactacgGCTACCCTCACTGCTTCGCGGTTTGGGACCCGAGTGAGATCccggatggggatgggctgggggtggggaagcaGTTTGCCGTGGAAGAGAACAGCTCGTTGACGGATGAGACGTGCGAGAGTGATTATGTCGCGCCGAGGTTGACGTTTCCGGCGCATTATGCGCCGATTGATCTCAAGTTCTCTACTGGGGGCGAGACGGGGTATATCACGTTTAGGGGGAGCT TTGACCGGTCCTCGCCCGTGGGGTACAAGGTGGCAAGCATCGCCTTCAATGCCGCGACAGGAGAACCAGCGGCATCGGCTGATAGCAGGGGGGCCCTGAGGGATATCATCACGAATGTGGACAACACGCAATGCCCAGACAAGTGCTTCAGGCCGGTGGGGCTGGCCATTGACTCCAAGGGGAGAATTTGGTTTTCGAGCGACTCTACGGGCGAGATTTACGTTCTGCAGAGGACAGGCGAAAACTCAGAAGGAAAGTTTGTCTTGCCAGAAGGCGGACAAAACGGGGATGGGAGCGGCAACAATAATGGTAATGGAGACTCAGCTGCGTCCACGGTGTTTGGGTGGGAGACAAGGGTGCTGGGTTGGACCGCGcttgttgggctgggggcgtggttgatggctgtgtaa
- a CDS encoding hypothetical protein (EggNog:ENOG503PPZH; COG:S): MDAVQRVRKKRQVSSIMQVGCEEGRLGCWRGEATLSWLPASTVWRVVCVSPRSSRGLSRFSVSNRPVHPEVRAFGILRIHPAITDQVVLQHLKLRSIVIPQTARQFKMRYLPKVALATIVSSLFLPPAFSLPQAGSVPDAAPLPWVTINPQGDAETIIPKVITTDGHRATLSNPPAHLISTATYTLSPDGRLSTYTGLAPVATATTNPDNNNNNNSNSNNDDDDDDESAAFLACQSDKGHDEPFCLPRRGSSLIAGRTYYITWSPSYFSPQSTPLTLHASTSPPSPSPPRSASTPGPSPNFPTTSPISFALQHNDTTTEEANDIVTVSGPTVNVFSSDPNPEPSASGDGNGTNHLAIVLPIVIIAILIGLAGFCFLFRRRKGRWPVIGERARSSGSGYTGQGGRRVQEDQVGGGVVTGDNKSETNIGVELTDRDSWSPTSPNSPSRGRNVFREEVERQERLARGG; the protein is encoded by the exons ATGGATGCAGTGCAGAGAGTCAGAAAGAAACGGCAAGTAAGCAGCATCATGCAGGTTGGCTGCGAGGAGGGGCGGCTgggatgttggagaggggaagcTACCTTGTCTTGGCTACCTGCTTCGACAGtatggagggtggtgtgcGTCTCGCCTCGATCAAGTCGTGGGCTCTCGCGGTTTTCTGTGTCAAATAGACCCGTACACCCAGAGGTGCGTGCATTTGGCATTTTGCGCATTCACCCGGCGATAACGGACCAGGTTGTCCTCCAACATCTCAAGCTGAGGTCTATCGTGATACCACAGACTGCCCGGCAGTTCAAGATGAGATACCTGCCCAAAGTCGCGCTTGCGACAATAGTCTCCTCCCTATTCCTGCCACCAgctttctccctcccacaaGCTGGATCAGTCCCCGACGCCGCCCCTCTCCCCTGGGtgaccatcaacccccaaggCGACGCCGaaaccatcatccccaaagtcatcaccaccgatgGCCACCgcgccaccctctccaacccgcCCGCCCACCTCATCTCCACCGCAACCTACACCCTATCCCCCGACGGCCGTCTCTCAACCTACACCGGCCTCGCCCCAGTAGCAACCGCCACAACCAAccccgacaacaacaacaacaacaacagcaacagcaacaatgatgacgacgacgacgacgaatccgccgccttcctcgcctgccaATCCGACAAAGGCCACGACGAGCCCTTctgcctcccccgccgcgGCTCCTCTCTCATCGCCGGGCGCACATATTACA TAACCTGGTCCCCCTCCTACTTCTCCCcccaatcaacccccctcaccctccac gcatcaacctcacccccatccccatccccgcctcGGTCGGCTTCTACGCCTGGACCATCCCCCAAtttccccaccacctcccccatctccttcgCCCTCCAGCacaacgacaccaccaccgaggaaGCAAACGACATCGTCACCGTTTCCGGCCCGACAGTCAACGTCTTTTCCTCCGATCCCAACCCTGAACCATCAGCCTCGGGGGATGGCAACGGGACCAACCACCTGGCTATTGTCCTCCCTATTGTCATCATTGCCATCTTGATCGGGCTGGCAGggttttgcttcttgttcCGTCGTCgaaaggggaggtggccTGTGATTGGCGAGAGGGCGAGGTCATCAGGGAGTGGGTATACCGGacagggagggaggagggtgcaAGAGGAccaggttggagggggagtggtgaCGGGGGATAACAAATCCGAGACCAACATTGGGGTGGAGCTCACCGATCGGGACAGCTGGTCGCCTACCTCGCCCAACTCGCCGAGCAGGGGGAGGAATGTGTttagggaggaggtggagaggcaggagaggttggctagggggggttga